One stretch of Schistocerca gregaria isolate iqSchGreg1 unplaced genomic scaffold, iqSchGreg1.2 ptg000946l, whole genome shotgun sequence DNA includes these proteins:
- the LOC126325881 gene encoding uncharacterized protein LOC126325881 translates to MGVPNFLSYLTKHYPDVCSYDFPNRLYLADDLDGPEVPKKVDNLYLDLNTIIHQALYTSNQSVRHGPLNPIGSENTIHPFGAGDRIILINRISYFIPTKNCTKNTVKAELYQKLDFILSKFRPTKLAYFAIDGPAPFAKLRSQRKRRFMQVSESRLTASSDHELNSNAVSPGTEFMTSVNRWIHEYVQKRVPLFNQSTQLVSIVSDSSVIGEGEHKIAEFIRQQSKFPLYSQKQSHFIITSDSDMIILLLSCNLNWAFVCFETPNPSTPTSTSSISPTNQSQKNIICLKNSIISVPMKISPNLGQVPCGINTCSANSKSGEASAKRRITKKNLLPSVNNSRLTTIQSHIILDLSLLKNQLYNKVIQFQKHEHSTPKKQYKFQRVVDDLVLLITFLGNDYLPRLPYQGHIHDALDYLIQTYAETMEENGYLCEKSNIEWNNLALYLARMLSKKESGYSINQHIKTCNPIASESIPKSFKNDSSTTYPGKSNTYSENCILSKKFQFYNNLYPEFRTFSIKEKLEKIQSAIQNYLAGLSWCLSCIHDRVHNWDWYYIYNQSPLATDITQYLVDATSQDDNGAPFLSAIISKHFNAKIQKPLLPLQQLLAILPPKSYHLLPAAYSTQLTKDAAVSSNAFARLHSDNALYPIIKEDLLKFSQILEDQLSDDERSRNKFGDPTIYLSIENRHYNDLNNLVCDSITSTTPTETYFVIRSVPALLPLSNKNIQTPSNEYCISVKHAKIFLKKLLFD, encoded by the exons ATGGGCGTACCGAACTTTCTGAGCTACCTGACCAAGCATTACCCAGATGTATGTTCGTACGACTTTCCGAACCGTCTCTATTTGGCAGATGACCTAGATGGACCTGAGGTACCTAAAAAGGTCGacaacctctatttggatttaaataccATCATCCACCAGGCCCTCTATACCAGCAATCAGAGCGTACGTCATGGACCATTGAACCCTATTGGATCAGAAAACACAATTCATCCCTTTGGTGCAGGGGACCGAATTATACTAATCAATCGTATTTCTTATTTCATCCCAAccaagaactgtaccaaaaatactGTCAAAGCAGAACTATATCAAAAACTAGACTTTATTCTAAGCAAGTTTAGACCTACAAAGCTTGCATATTTTGCCATCG ATGGACCAGCTCCATTTGCAAAGCTGAGGTCCCAAAGAAAAAGGAGGTTTATGCAAGTCTCAGAATCTAGATTGACGGCTAGCTCGGATCACGAGCTAAATAGCAACGCTGTTTCTCCTGGAACGGAATTCATGACAAGTGTTAATAGATGGATACACGAATATGTCCAAAAAAGAGTACCATTGTTTAATCAAAGCACCCAACTCGTATCTATTGTCTCTGATTCTTCGGTCATTGGAGAAGGAGAGCACAAAATTGCAGAATTTATACGTCAGCAAAGCAAATTTCCACTGTACTCTCAAAAGCAATCCCATTTTATTATCACTAGCGACTCTGACATGATCATATTATTGCTTTCATGTAACCTGAATTGGGCATTTGTATGTTTCGAAACACCCAATCCATCTACCCCCACTTCTACATCATCTATTTCGCCGaccaaccaaagtcaaaaaaacattatttgtctcaaaaattcaataatctccGTTCCAATGAAAATTTCTCCTAATCTTGGTCAAGTGCCTTGCGGCATCAATACTTGTTCTGCAAATTCTAAATCGGGCGAGGCG TCAGCGAAAAGGAGGATTACAAAAAAAAACCTTCTGCCTAGTGTAAATAACTCCAGACTGACAACCATTCAAAGTCACATCATCCTAGACTTGTCACTGTTAAAAAATCAGCTGTACAACAAAGTCATTCAGTTTCAAAAACATGAACACTCTACTCCAAAAAAACAATATAAATTTCAGAGGGTAGTCGATGACTTAGTCTTGCTAATCACCTTTTTGGGGAACGATTACCTCCCTAGGCTTCCTTATCAAGGGCATATCCATGATGCACTTGATTACTTAATACAAACCTACGCTGAAACTATGGAAGAAAACGGATATTTATGCGAGAAATCAAATATAGAATGGAATAACCTGGCTTTGTACTTGGCCAGAATGTTATCCAAAAAAGAGTCTGGTTACTCCATTAATCAGCACATCAAGACGTGTAATCCTATCGCTTCAGAATCAATACCAAAATCTTTCAAAAACGATTCGTCAACCACGTATCCCGGAAAATCAAACACCTATTCAGAAAATTGTATTCTAAGCAAAAAATTCCAATTCTATAACAACCTTTATCCAGAATTTCGTACATTTTCAAtcaaagaaaaattagaaaaaattcaaTCCGCCATACAAAACTACCTCGCTGGCCTTTCTTGGTGTCTGTCATGCATCCACGACAGGGTACATAACTGGGATTGGTACTACATCTATAACCAGTCCCCTCTCGCCACTGATATCACCCAATACCTTGTAGACGCCACTAGTCAAGACGATAACGGAGCCCCATTTTTGTCAGCTATAATTTCAAAACATTTCAATGCCAAAATACAAAAACCGTTGCTGCCCCTACAGCAGCTGCTCGCCATCCTACCTCCAAAGAGCTACCACTTGCTCCCAGCAGCCTACTCAACACAACTGACCAAAGATGCGGCAGTCAGCTCCAATGCATTCGCACGCCTTCACAGCGACAATGCTCTATATCCAATCATTAAGGAGGACCTTCTAAAGTTTAGCCAAATTTTAGAAGACCAACTCTCTGATGACGAAAGAAGTAGAAACAAATTTGGAGATCCAACCATATACCTCAGTATTGAAAATAGGCATTACAACGACTTGAACAATTTAGTTTGCGACTCAATTACCTCTACCACCCCCACGGAAACATATTTCGTCATACGTTCGGTTCCAGCCTTATTGCCTTTATCCAACAAAAACATACAAACTCCATCCAACGAATATTGCATTTCTGTAAAGCAcgcaaaaatatttctaaaaaaactgtTATTTGACTGA